A genomic stretch from Legionella adelaidensis includes:
- a CDS encoding ArsR/SmtB family transcription factor yields the protein MKPHSEKTFATIADILRIMGEPNRLKLLLSCLENPQSVGGLADQLGLSVPLVSHHLRILRSARLLYAKREGKQVFYEIDDEHVRCILIDMISHFTEERGNNGDL from the coding sequence ATGAAACCGCACTCGGAAAAAACCTTTGCAACGATAGCAGATATTTTGCGTATAATGGGCGAACCAAATCGCTTAAAACTCTTGCTGTCTTGCCTAGAAAACCCCCAATCTGTTGGGGGCTTAGCAGATCAGTTAGGCTTATCAGTGCCTCTGGTCAGTCATCACTTGCGTATACTTCGCTCAGCTCGATTGCTGTATGCAAAACGAGAAGGAAAGCAGGTTTTCTATGAAATTGATGATGAGCATGTCCGGTGCATTCTAATAGACATGATTAGTCATTTTACTGAAGAAAGAGGTAACAATGGAGATCTTTAG